A genomic stretch from Nerophis ophidion isolate RoL-2023_Sa linkage group LG14, RoL_Noph_v1.0, whole genome shotgun sequence includes:
- the LOC133568374 gene encoding NAD-dependent protein deacylase sirtuin-5, mitochondrial-like isoform X1, producing MTMLLQYRAVVSLGRRMCSTHVTGGPLVDTARPKSDMSEFREVFAKAKHIAIITGAGVSAESGLPTFRGEHEKWRKWQSQDLASPEAFSRYPSRVWEFYHHRRELALNKTPNSAHVAIAECEARLKKQGRSVVVITQCIDNLHQQAGSKHVLRIHGSLMETRCLTCGDVDVNKRSPICAALKNKGSPDPNVADADIPVDKLPRCSESECNGLLRPNVVFFGETLDSHILTKVEKELEVCDLCLVVGTSSIVYPAAMFGPQVASRGVPVAEFNLRTTPKSEYFTHHFQGPCGTTLPVALARHESEV from the exons A TGACAATGCTCTTACAATACCGAGCTGTTGTGTCATTGGGACGCCGCATGTGTTCCACTCATGTGACGGGAGGACCTTTGGTGGACACAGCAAGACCCAAATCAG ACATGTCTGAATTCCGAGAGGTCTTTGCCAAAGCCAAGCACATAGCTATCATCACAGGGGCAGGTGTCAGTGCTGAGAGTGGGCTACCGACTTTCCGGGGTGAACATGAGAAATGGAGGAAATGGCAGTCGCAA GACCTGGCTTCTCCAGAGGCCTTCTCCCGCTACCCTTCACGAGTGTGGGAGTTCTACCATCACAGAAGAGAGCTGGCATTGAATAAAACGCCCAACTCCGCTCATGTAGCCATAGCTGAGTGCGAGGCCCGGTTGAAAAAGCAGGGCCGCTCCGTCGTCGTCATCACCCAGTGCATCGACAACCTGCACCAGCAGGCGGGCTCCAAACATGTGCTCAGAATTCACG GTAGTCTGATGGAGACGCGCTGTTTGACCTGTGGAGATGTGGACGTCAACAAGCGCAGCCCCATTTGTGCAGCCCTCAAGAACAAAGG TTCCCCGGACCCAAATGTGGCCGATGCTGACATTCCTGTGGATAAACTACCAAG GTGTTCCGAAAGTGAGTGCAACGGTCTGCTGAGGCCCAACGTCGTGTTTTTCGGGGAGACGTTGGACTCTCATATCCTGACCAAGGTGGAAAAAGAGCTGGAAGTCTGTGATCTTTGTTTGGTG GTGGGTACGTCGTCAATTGTCTACCCGGCAGCCATGTTTGGCCCTCAGGTCGCATCCAGAGGCGTGCCGGTTGCAGAATTCAACCTGCGAACAACACCAAAGTCGGAGTACTTTAC GCACCACTTCCAGGGGCC
- the LOC133568374 gene encoding NAD-dependent protein deacylase sirtuin-5, mitochondrial-like isoform X2, with product MLLQYRAVVSLGRRMCSTHVTGGPLVDTARPKSDMSEFREVFAKAKHIAIITGAGVSAESGLPTFRGEHEKWRKWQSQDLASPEAFSRYPSRVWEFYHHRRELALNKTPNSAHVAIAECEARLKKQGRSVVVITQCIDNLHQQAGSKHVLRIHGSLMETRCLTCGDVDVNKRSPICAALKNKGSPDPNVADADIPVDKLPRCSESECNGLLRPNVVFFGETLDSHILTKVEKELEVCDLCLVVGTSSIVYPAAMFGPQVASRGVPVAEFNLRTTPKSEYFTHHFQGPCGTTLPVALARHESEV from the exons ATGCTCTTACAATACCGAGCTGTTGTGTCATTGGGACGCCGCATGTGTTCCACTCATGTGACGGGAGGACCTTTGGTGGACACAGCAAGACCCAAATCAG ACATGTCTGAATTCCGAGAGGTCTTTGCCAAAGCCAAGCACATAGCTATCATCACAGGGGCAGGTGTCAGTGCTGAGAGTGGGCTACCGACTTTCCGGGGTGAACATGAGAAATGGAGGAAATGGCAGTCGCAA GACCTGGCTTCTCCAGAGGCCTTCTCCCGCTACCCTTCACGAGTGTGGGAGTTCTACCATCACAGAAGAGAGCTGGCATTGAATAAAACGCCCAACTCCGCTCATGTAGCCATAGCTGAGTGCGAGGCCCGGTTGAAAAAGCAGGGCCGCTCCGTCGTCGTCATCACCCAGTGCATCGACAACCTGCACCAGCAGGCGGGCTCCAAACATGTGCTCAGAATTCACG GTAGTCTGATGGAGACGCGCTGTTTGACCTGTGGAGATGTGGACGTCAACAAGCGCAGCCCCATTTGTGCAGCCCTCAAGAACAAAGG TTCCCCGGACCCAAATGTGGCCGATGCTGACATTCCTGTGGATAAACTACCAAG GTGTTCCGAAAGTGAGTGCAACGGTCTGCTGAGGCCCAACGTCGTGTTTTTCGGGGAGACGTTGGACTCTCATATCCTGACCAAGGTGGAAAAAGAGCTGGAAGTCTGTGATCTTTGTTTGGTG GTGGGTACGTCGTCAATTGTCTACCCGGCAGCCATGTTTGGCCCTCAGGTCGCATCCAGAGGCGTGCCGGTTGCAGAATTCAACCTGCGAACAACACCAAAGTCGGAGTACTTTAC GCACCACTTCCAGGGGCC